A section of the Apodemus sylvaticus chromosome 10, mApoSyl1.1, whole genome shotgun sequence genome encodes:
- the LOC127694671 gene encoding olfactory receptor 1468-like: MNNNTIITQFLLLGLPIPSKHQHLFYSLFLAMYLTTVLGNLIIIFLILLDFHLHTPMYFFLSNLSFSDLCFSSVTMPKLLLNMQNQDTSITYAGCLTQMYFFDLFADLEVFLLVVMAYDRYVAICLPLHYTSIMSPRLCVCLVLLSWVFSMLNSTLYTLLLARLSFCKDNVVRHFFCDISALLKLACSDIYINELMIFILGGPFVVIPFLLIVVSYVRIVFSILKVSSTRVIHKVFSTCGSHLSVVSLFYGTIIGLYLCPSPNNFTVKKASMAMMYTVVTPMLNPFIYSLRNRDIKEALIKVITKKISL, translated from the coding sequence ATGAACAACAACACTATCATCACCCAGTTCCTCCTCCTGGGCCTACCAATTCCCTCCAAGCACCAGCACCTGTTCTACTCCCTGTTCCTGGCCATGTACCTAACCACTGTCCTGGGGAACCTCATCATCATTTTCCTAATTCTACTGGACTTccatctccacacacccatgtacttctttctcaGCAACTTGTCCTTCTCTgatctctgcttttcctctgtcaCAATGCCCAAGTTGCTGCTGAACATGCAGAACCAGGACACATCCATCACCTATGCAGGTTGCCTGACACAAATGTACTTTTTTGATCTTTTTGCAGACCTGGAAGTCTTCCTCCTTGTGGTCATggcttatgaccgctatgtggccatctgccttCCCCTTCACTACACCAGCATCATGAGTCCcaggctctgtgtgtgtctggtgctgcTGTCCTGGGTGTTTTCCATGCTGAATTCTACATTGTACACCCTACTCTTGGCAAGATTGTCATTCTGTAAGGACAATGTGGTCCGCCACTTTTTCTGTGACATATCTGCACTGCTCAAGTTGGCCTGCtctgatatttatataaatgaactTATGATATTTATCttgggagggccctttgtggtcATCCCATTCTTACTCATTGTTGTGTCCTATGTACGTATTGTCTTCTCCATTCTAAAGGTTTCATCTACTCGGGTGATCCACAAGGTCTTTTCTACctgtggctcacacctgtctgtggTCTCACTGTTCTATGGGACAATTATTGGTCTCTACTTATGCCCATCACCTAATAACTTTACAGTGAAAAAGGCTTCCATGGCCATGATGTACACAGTGGTGACTCCCATGCTGAACCCTTttatctacagcctgaggaacagagATATAAAAGAGGCCCTTATAAAAGTTATTACCAAGAAAATATCTTTATAG